The following proteins come from a genomic window of Halorussus halophilus:
- the aglJ gene encoding S-layer glycoprotein N-glycosyltransferase AglJ — MADREDVCVLIPTLNEAETIGEVIDGFTSRGFDNVLVADGNSTDDTQAVAKEHGARVVTQTGTGKGQAVREALDYIDAEYVLMLDGDGTYRAEDADAMLEPLLAGSAEHVIGDRFADMEDGAMTKLNQWGNAMFNWVFRHIHGKNFQDILSGYRAFTRESVENFYLDADGFGVETEMAVECVKQGVPTTVVPIRYEARPDDSDTNLHPIHDGGVILLTLYQLAKTNNPLFYFGSIGVMSSLFGVGLGAYVGIEWVTQRISHEVLAVVAAFAILFGVQLLMFGVLSDMIVTLHREQMRRMD; from the coding sequence ATGGCCGACCGCGAGGACGTCTGCGTACTCATCCCGACGCTGAACGAAGCCGAGACTATCGGCGAGGTGATAGACGGCTTCACGAGCCGTGGCTTCGACAACGTCCTCGTCGCCGACGGTAACTCCACCGACGACACGCAAGCAGTCGCCAAAGAGCATGGCGCACGCGTCGTCACGCAAACTGGGACTGGCAAGGGACAAGCGGTTCGTGAGGCCCTCGACTACATCGACGCCGAGTACGTGTTGATGCTCGACGGCGACGGCACGTATCGGGCGGAAGACGCAGACGCGATGCTCGAACCCCTGTTAGCTGGGAGTGCGGAACACGTCATCGGCGACCGGTTCGCCGACATGGAAGACGGCGCGATGACGAAGCTCAACCAGTGGGGCAACGCGATGTTCAACTGGGTGTTTCGCCACATCCACGGCAAGAACTTTCAGGACATCCTCAGCGGCTATCGGGCGTTTACCCGCGAGTCAGTGGAGAACTTCTATCTCGACGCAGACGGCTTCGGCGTCGAGACGGAGATGGCCGTCGAGTGTGTCAAGCAGGGCGTCCCGACCACGGTCGTGCCGATTCGCTACGAGGCACGCCCGGACGACTCGGACACGAACCTTCACCCGATTCACGACGGCGGCGTCATTCTGCTGACCCTCTACCAACTGGCGAAGACGAACAACCCACTGTTCTACTTCGGGAGCATCGGCGTGATGAGTTCGCTGTTCGGCGTGGGTCTCGGTGCGTACGTCGGCATCGAGTGGGTCACGCAGCGCATCTCTCACGAGGTGCTCGCTGTCGTCGCCGCGTTCGCCATCCTGTTCGGCGTGCAGTTGCTGATGTTTGGCGTCCTCTCGGACATGATAGTGACGCTGCACCGCGAACAGATGCGCCGGATGGATTAG
- a CDS encoding alpha/beta fold hydrolase, producing the protein MKLRRAITATVGGLGAAALGNKLLAWKAGKLSPPLEGEQRTYRWRGFDIAYTEAGDPDDPDLLLLHGVHAAASNKEFDQIFRQLSKTHHVIAPDLPGFGRSDRPPLTYSASLYTAFVTDFAEDLTDDAACVASSLAGSYAALAQQQSEVFSRLVLVCPTADTGTRRLWLRSVMRSPLVGQTLFNLLTSKRSLHWFDNRDAYSDEAGYTERDVDFQWETSHQPGARYAPASFVSGYLDPDVDLGAELARVDVPVTIVWGRDATVTPLEEGEKLAEAADTKLVVFDEARLLPHAEHPGPFLEVLLDELTERPEREREAEP; encoded by the coding sequence ATGAAGCTACGGAGGGCCATCACCGCGACAGTGGGCGGACTCGGCGCGGCCGCACTCGGCAACAAGCTACTCGCGTGGAAAGCGGGGAAACTCTCCCCGCCACTGGAAGGTGAGCAACGGACCTACCGCTGGCGCGGGTTCGACATCGCGTACACCGAGGCTGGCGACCCAGACGACCCCGACCTGTTACTCCTGCACGGCGTTCACGCCGCGGCGTCGAACAAGGAGTTCGACCAGATTTTCAGACAACTCAGCAAGACCCACCACGTCATCGCGCCCGACCTTCCAGGGTTCGGCCGCTCGGACCGGCCGCCGCTGACCTACTCGGCGTCGCTGTACACCGCCTTCGTCACCGACTTCGCGGAGGACCTGACTGACGACGCCGCCTGCGTCGCCTCCTCGCTAGCGGGGTCGTACGCCGCGCTCGCTCAGCAACAGTCCGAGGTGTTCTCCCGATTGGTTCTGGTCTGCCCGACGGCCGACACGGGCACGCGCCGACTCTGGCTTCGGTCGGTGATGCGTTCGCCGCTCGTCGGTCAGACGCTATTCAACCTTCTGACAAGCAAGCGGTCGCTCCACTGGTTCGACAATCGAGACGCCTACTCCGACGAAGCGGGCTACACCGAGCGCGACGTGGACTTCCAGTGGGAGACCAGCCATCAACCCGGCGCACGCTACGCACCTGCCTCGTTCGTCTCGGGCTATCTCGACCCAGACGTGGACCTCGGCGCGGAACTGGCCAGAGTGGACGTCCCCGTTACCATCGTCTGGGGTCGGGACGCCACCGTGACGCCGCTGGAAGAAGGAGAGAAATTGGCCGAGGCGGCCGACACGAAACTGGTGGTCTTCGACGAGGCGAGACTGCTCCCACACGCCGAGCATCCGGGTCCGTTCCTCGAAGTCCTGCTGGACGAGTTGACCGAGCGACCGGAGCGCGAGAGGGAAGCCGAACCGTAA
- a CDS encoding thiolase C-terminal domain-containing protein gives MTGVRVAGVGLTHFGSHPERTGRDLFAEASATALDDAGIDRSLVEQLNYGNFMGELSEHQGHQGPLMAEAAGLDAPATRYESACASSGVAVREAVKDVRNGEADVVLVGGAERMNNLGTAKTTEALAIAADDLYEVRAGMTFPAAYALMAQAYFEQYGGSREDLAEIAVKNHDNALGNEFAQFQREISVEDALDAPMVADPLGLYDACPITDGASAIVLVSDEFAEQHDLDAPVSITGTGQGGDKMALQDREYLARTPAAEKAAEEAYDDAGIDATDVSVAEVHDCFTIAEVLALEALDFYAQGEAIGAAARGETTRDGGLPINLSGGLKAKGHPVGATGTSQITELTRLLRGDHHNSDAVDGDVGVAHNAGGTVASTTVHVLEVNQ, from the coding sequence ATGACAGGTGTTCGAGTTGCGGGGGTCGGACTGACCCACTTCGGGAGCCATCCCGAGCGGACTGGCCGGGACCTCTTCGCAGAAGCGAGCGCGACTGCGCTCGACGACGCGGGCATCGACCGCTCGCTGGTCGAGCAGTTGAACTACGGCAACTTCATGGGCGAACTGAGCGAGCATCAGGGCCACCAAGGGCCGCTGATGGCCGAAGCAGCGGGATTAGACGCGCCTGCGACGCGCTACGAGAGTGCGTGTGCCTCTAGCGGCGTCGCAGTACGCGAAGCCGTCAAAGACGTGCGCAACGGCGAGGCGGACGTCGTTCTGGTCGGTGGCGCAGAGCGCATGAACAACCTCGGCACTGCGAAGACGACCGAGGCGCTCGCAATCGCGGCCGACGACCTCTACGAGGTGCGGGCTGGGATGACGTTCCCGGCCGCGTACGCCCTGATGGCACAAGCGTACTTCGAGCAGTACGGTGGCTCTCGAGAGGACCTCGCCGAAATCGCGGTGAAGAACCACGACAACGCGCTCGGCAACGAGTTCGCGCAGTTCCAGCGCGAGATTTCGGTCGAAGACGCCCTCGACGCGCCGATGGTCGCCGACCCGCTCGGGTTGTACGACGCGTGCCCAATCACCGACGGCGCGAGCGCAATCGTCCTCGTCAGCGACGAATTTGCGGAGCAACACGACCTCGACGCGCCGGTCTCGATTACCGGCACCGGACAGGGCGGCGACAAGATGGCCTTGCAGGACCGTGAGTATCTGGCTCGCACGCCAGCTGCCGAGAAGGCCGCCGAAGAAGCGTACGACGACGCGGGCATCGACGCGACGGACGTGTCCGTCGCAGAGGTCCACGACTGCTTCACCATCGCAGAAGTGCTGGCACTCGAAGCACTCGACTTCTACGCGCAGGGCGAAGCCATCGGTGCGGCGGCGCGCGGCGAGACGACCCGCGACGGCGGCCTGCCGATAAATCTGTCCGGTGGACTGAAAGCCAAGGGCCACCCGGTCGGTGCAACCGGCACCAGCCAAATTACCGAACTCACGCGCCTGCTCCGCGGCGACCATCACAACAGCGACGCCGTGGACGGCGACGTGGGTGTCGCGCACAACGCGGGTGGCACGGTTGCGAGTACGACGGTTCACGTGCTGGAGGTAAACCAATGA
- the mvk gene encoding mevalonate kinase gives MVVSSAPGKVYLFGEHAVVYGEPAVPCAIERRARVTVEKRDDDRLRVHAEDLSLDGFTVEYSSESEETPDVNVSESLVAAGVGYIDAAVEQARDAADAPEVGFDITVESKIPLGAGLGSSAAVVCAGIDAATRELGVELTSEEIAERAYRAELEVQDGEASRADTFCSATGGAVRVEGDDCRSIDAPDLPFVIGFDGGAGDTGQLVAGVRALREEYDFAADTVASIGDIVRSGEEALADGDLEELGRLMNFNHGLLEALGVSSRSLDNMVWAARDADALGAKLTGAGGGGCIVALDESDGTETALKFTPGCEAAFRAGLDTDGVRVEEV, from the coding sequence ATGGTCGTTTCGAGCGCTCCCGGCAAGGTCTACTTGTTCGGGGAGCACGCGGTCGTCTACGGCGAACCGGCGGTCCCCTGTGCCATCGAGCGACGGGCACGGGTCACGGTGGAGAAGCGGGACGACGACCGATTGCGAGTCCACGCCGAGGACCTGAGCCTCGACGGGTTCACGGTCGAGTACAGTAGCGAGAGCGAGGAGACGCCCGACGTGAACGTCTCCGAATCGTTGGTCGCCGCAGGAGTGGGGTACATCGACGCCGCCGTCGAACAGGCCCGCGACGCGGCAGACGCGCCCGAGGTGGGCTTCGACATCACCGTCGAGAGCAAGATTCCCCTCGGTGCGGGTCTCGGCTCTTCGGCGGCAGTCGTCTGTGCGGGCATCGACGCGGCGACCCGGGAGTTGGGCGTCGAGTTGACGAGCGAGGAAATCGCCGAGCGCGCGTACCGAGCCGAACTCGAAGTACAGGACGGCGAAGCCTCTCGCGCAGACACCTTCTGCTCGGCGACAGGCGGCGCGGTCCGCGTCGAAGGCGACGACTGCCGGAGTATCGACGCACCGGACCTCCCCTTCGTCATCGGCTTCGACGGCGGTGCGGGCGACACCGGACAACTCGTCGCTGGCGTCCGCGCACTCCGCGAGGAGTACGACTTCGCGGCCGATACCGTCGCAAGCATCGGCGACATCGTGCGCTCCGGCGAAGAGGCACTCGCAGACGGTGACCTCGAAGAGTTGGGCCGACTGATGAACTTCAATCACGGACTGCTCGAAGCACTGGGCGTCTCCTCGCGCTCGCTCGACAACATGGTCTGGGCGGCCCGTGACGCCGACGCACTCGGGGCGAAACTGACCGGCGCGGGCGGCGGTGGCTGTATCGTCGCGCTGGACGAGAGCGATGGGACAGAGACGGCGCTGAAGTTCACGCCCGGTTGTGAGGCCGCGTTCCGAGCGGGGTTAGACACCGACGGCGTGCGCGTGGAGGAGGTCTGA
- a CDS encoding prolyl oligopeptidase family serine peptidase: protein MPEPPETERREVVETLHGEEIRDPYRWLEDDTDEVTAWVERQNEYADKFLENDARESLESRFRSLADVPNHGVVVPRSAGYFQRVERADDDRARLLVRPEIDAEPRVLVDPNEWDDASSLDWFYPSPDGSLVAYGFAEGGQEQYDVRVLDTESGDLVDELLDCGRAGPRGLAWTEDGFYYVTTGAATDGGQLDKEIRYHELGSDSDEDPLLTDDISEYAWPGLEIDDGTLVVAYQEGWTRSDVYRWDGTPAELADSDAGELVPILTDVDASFQPTLTDGTLYFLSDYDASKRRILACDVDNRNLDPEDLREVIPESDSLLEEFVVADDSLVVHRQQDAHSSLAVYDLDGTHRHDVDLVGFTGMNRGELCGHPDDPEWFFQARRFDRPPWVARGDTETGETVVVSEREAALDASGNADLVVSQKFYESADGTEIPAFVVHREDVEHDGDNPTVLYGYGGFRKSMTPEFDRFRTPFLEDGGVFVQANLRGGAEYGKEWNHDGRREHKQHTFDDFIAVAEGLVESGYTNSERLAALGRSNGGLTVGAALTQRPDLFGAVLSEVPLLDMLRFHRFLLGESWTTEYGHPEDPEAFEYIREYSPYHNVEEGVEYPAVLFGTAAGDTRVHPCHARKMTARMQEATMGDAPIVLRTENGTGHGVGKPTSMQVAEELDRWAFLYDQLGVLD from the coding sequence ATGCCCGAACCTCCGGAGACCGAGCGACGCGAAGTCGTCGAAACCCTCCACGGCGAAGAGATACGCGACCCGTATCGCTGGTTAGAGGACGACACCGACGAGGTAACTGCGTGGGTCGAACGCCAGAACGAGTACGCCGACAAGTTTCTCGAAAACGACGCCCGCGAGTCCTTAGAGTCTCGATTCCGCTCGCTCGCCGACGTACCCAACCACGGCGTCGTCGTGCCGCGAAGCGCGGGCTACTTCCAGCGCGTCGAGCGCGCAGACGACGACCGAGCGCGACTGCTCGTTCGCCCGGAAATCGACGCGGAGCCTCGCGTCCTCGTGGACCCGAACGAGTGGGACGACGCGTCGTCGCTCGACTGGTTCTATCCTTCTCCAGATGGTTCGCTGGTCGCCTACGGTTTCGCGGAGGGCGGCCAGGAGCAGTACGACGTGCGGGTCCTAGACACCGAATCCGGCGACCTCGTAGACGAGCTACTCGACTGCGGACGCGCCGGACCGCGAGGACTGGCGTGGACCGAGGACGGATTCTACTACGTGACGACCGGGGCCGCAACCGACGGCGGTCAACTCGACAAGGAAATTCGCTACCACGAACTCGGTAGCGATTCCGACGAAGACCCGCTGTTGACCGACGACATCAGCGAGTACGCGTGGCCGGGTCTCGAAATCGACGACGGGACGTTAGTCGTCGCGTATCAGGAGGGATGGACGCGGAGCGACGTGTACCGCTGGGATGGCACACCGGCCGAGTTGGCAGATTCGGACGCTGGCGAACTCGTACCGATACTCACGGACGTAGACGCGTCGTTCCAACCGACGCTCACCGACGGGACGCTGTACTTCCTCTCGGACTACGACGCGTCGAAGCGACGGATACTAGCCTGCGACGTAGACAACCGTAACTTGGACCCCGAGGACCTCCGAGAAGTGATCCCCGAGTCCGACAGTCTCCTCGAAGAGTTCGTGGTCGCCGACGACTCGCTGGTGGTTCATCGTCAACAGGACGCCCACTCGTCGCTCGCGGTCTACGACTTAGATGGAACCCACCGCCACGACGTAGACTTGGTTGGGTTCACAGGCATGAACCGGGGCGAACTTTGCGGTCACCCGGACGACCCGGAGTGGTTCTTCCAAGCGCGACGGTTCGACCGGCCGCCGTGGGTCGCTCGTGGCGACACCGAGACAGGCGAGACAGTAGTCGTCAGCGAGCGGGAAGCCGCGCTCGACGCGAGCGGGAATGCGGACCTCGTCGTCAGCCAGAAGTTCTACGAGTCGGCCGACGGAACCGAAATCCCTGCGTTCGTCGTCCACCGTGAGGACGTGGAGCACGACGGCGACAATCCGACGGTTCTCTACGGCTACGGCGGCTTCCGAAAGAGCATGACGCCGGAGTTCGACCGGTTCAGAACGCCGTTCCTCGAAGACGGTGGCGTCTTCGTGCAGGCGAATTTGCGGGGCGGTGCTGAGTACGGCAAGGAGTGGAACCACGACGGACGGCGCGAACACAAACAGCACACCTTCGACGACTTCATCGCGGTCGCAGAGGGTCTCGTCGAGTCGGGTTACACCAACTCCGAGCGACTCGCGGCACTAGGGCGGTCGAACGGCGGGTTGACCGTCGGCGCGGCCCTGACACAGCGACCCGACCTGTTCGGCGCAGTCCTCTCGGAAGTGCCCCTGCTCGACATGCTCCGGTTCCACCGATTTCTGCTCGGCGAATCGTGGACTACCGAGTACGGCCATCCGGAAGACCCCGAAGCGTTCGAGTACATCCGCGAGTACTCGCCGTACCACAACGTCGAAGAGGGAGTTGAGTATCCGGCAGTCCTGTTCGGAACTGCGGCTGGCGACACGCGGGTCCACCCGTGTCACGCCCGAAAGATGACCGCGCGGATGCAGGAGGCAACGATGGGCGACGCCCCGATTGTGCTCCGCACGGAGAACGGAACCGGCCACGGCGTCGGCAAACCAACCTCGATGCAGGTCGCCGAAGAACTCGACCGCTGGGCATTCCTCTACGACCAGTTGGGCGTGCTGGACTGA
- a CDS encoding DUF7545 family protein, translating to MSDEVETTTYTIESPDGDSDELTIPTGLVEMLQEEGETGADVLGDMAMLSLAQQAHAVVHHSHGETDPQIEAYEEKAMDLFEERFGTTFGEMTGHDH from the coding sequence ATGTCCGACGAAGTCGAGACGACGACGTACACCATCGAAAGCCCCGACGGAGACAGCGACGAACTGACGATTCCGACTGGCCTCGTGGAGATGCTCCAAGAAGAGGGCGAGACGGGTGCGGACGTCCTGGGCGACATGGCGATGCTCTCGCTCGCACAGCAGGCCCACGCCGTCGTTCACCACTCCCACGGCGAGACGGACCCACAAATCGAAGCCTACGAGGAGAAGGCGATGGACCTCTTCGAGGAACGCTTCGGCACGACGTTCGGCGAGATGACTGGTCACGACCACTAA
- a CDS encoding Zn-ribbon domain-containing OB-fold protein: MKRHDARDDGFDDFLDAIESGEGFYLECENGHGSLPPRRLCPHCGSDELAEVALPETGTIETFTVVRVAAPEFEADTPYVTAVVDFGGVRATGQMRGVEVDAVETGMEVEAGIGETETTGERILVFHPR, translated from the coding sequence ATGAAGCGACACGACGCACGCGACGACGGCTTCGACGACTTCCTCGACGCAATCGAGTCGGGTGAAGGGTTCTATCTCGAATGCGAGAACGGCCACGGGTCGCTCCCGCCGCGACGACTCTGCCCGCACTGCGGTTCGGACGAGTTGGCGGAGGTTGCGCTACCTGAAACAGGGACAATCGAGACGTTCACCGTGGTTCGGGTAGCCGCGCCAGAGTTCGAAGCCGACACGCCCTACGTGACTGCTGTCGTAGACTTCGGCGGCGTTCGCGCGACGGGACAGATGCGTGGTGTCGAGGTAGACGCGGTCGAAACCGGCATGGAAGTCGAAGCAGGAATCGGCGAGACGGAGACGACGGGCGAGCGGATTCTCGTCTTCCACCCGCGCTAG
- a CDS encoding isopentenyl phosphate kinase, with the protein MTTILKLGGSVITDKDRAEALDGPALADAADAIAESPVSDLVVVHGGGSFGHHNASEHGVSKTDGSKDAAAAVEIHGAMKTLNDFVLSRLHERDVPAVPVHPFSAAKRDGAGTLELMTTQVETMLDEGFVPVLHGDVVAHEGKGVTILSGDEVVTAVAQGLGADRVGFCSTVPGVLDDEEAVIPEIRSYDEVADFLGGSESTDVTGGMAGKVRALLDLGAPATIFGPDAIREFLGGQDPGTLIDGGES; encoded by the coding sequence ATGACTACCATCCTGAAACTCGGCGGAAGCGTCATCACCGACAAGGACCGCGCGGAAGCACTGGACGGCCCGGCGTTGGCTGACGCCGCGGACGCGATTGCGGAGTCGCCCGTCTCGGACCTCGTGGTCGTCCACGGCGGCGGAAGCTTCGGCCACCACAACGCCAGCGAACACGGCGTTTCGAAGACCGACGGCTCGAAAGATGCCGCTGCGGCGGTCGAAATCCACGGCGCGATGAAGACGCTGAACGACTTCGTCCTCTCGCGTCTGCACGAGCGCGACGTGCCAGCGGTGCCGGTGCATCCGTTCTCGGCCGCGAAGCGAGACGGAGCGGGAACGTTGGAGTTGATGACCACGCAAGTCGAGACGATGCTCGACGAGGGATTCGTCCCGGTACTGCACGGCGACGTTGTGGCCCACGAGGGGAAGGGTGTGACCATCCTCAGTGGTGACGAAGTGGTCACAGCAGTGGCTCAGGGTCTGGGTGCCGACCGGGTGGGCTTCTGCTCGACGGTGCCCGGCGTGCTGGACGACGAGGAAGCGGTGATTCCGGAGATTCGCTCCTACGACGAGGTAGCCGATTTCTTGGGTGGCAGTGAGTCTACAGATGTGACTGGTGGGATGGCCGGGAAGGTGCGCGCCCTGCTGGACTTGGGTGCGCCCGCGACGATTTTCGGTCCTGATGCTATTCGGGAGTTCTTGGGTGGCCAAGACCCCGGCACCCTCATCGACGGCGGCGAGTCGTAA